AGGTGGCGGATCTAGGTGAGGAGTAGGTGATGGTTATGTGGTAGAAGAAGGTGGCACCATGGGCTCAGTGGTGTTAATGATGGGTTCAATGGTGTCACTGATGGGTAAAGGAAGGACAAGGGAATCGGGGAGAGTTGGGTTAGGGTGAAGTGAATAGGGAAATATCGTTTCATGAAAGATGACATCGCGGGTGATGTAGATACGTTTAGTGGGGAGATCAAAAATCCTAAAGCCCTTTTGGCCATGAggataacccaaaaaaaccccGAGGGATGCCCGTTTGTCAAACTTGTGAAGGATAGAAGTGGGGCGACCAAAGATCAAACAGCCAAACACACGCAAGTGGGTGAGGACTAGGGGTCGGCCATGAAGTACCTCAAAGGGAGTTTTGCCATGAATTACCTTGGAGGGTAACCGGTTTATTAAGTAGGCGGTAGTCAAAAGACAATCACCCCAAAACTCAAGAGGTAAGTTTGACTGAAAACGTAATGCACGGGCCACAGTAAGGAGATGTCGGTGCTTACGTTCgacgaccccattttgttgaggggtgtcaacgCAACTGGACTGATGAAGAACGCCCAAAGAGTGTAAGTATGCGGAAACTTGGTTGTTGAAAAACTCCGTACCATTATCGGAACGAATGCATCGAATGGTGGATTTAAATTGTGTGTGTACCATAGCGAAAAAATGAAGTAAAAGAGAGTTTACTTCGGATTTGGATTGCATTAAATACACCCAAGTGCTTCGTGAAAAATCATCTACAATAGTAACAAAAAAGGGGCACCTGATGAAGATTTGATACGAAACGGTCCCCATACATCTAAATGCACCATTTCAAAGCAAGAAGCGGTCTTTATTGAACTAGAAGGAAAAGACAACCGAGTTTGCTTAGCCAGGGGGCAAACAGTACAAGTGCAATtatctgaaaataaaatattagaatcAATAGTACGGATGCGAGGATGAGATGCTAACCCAGGGTGACCCATTCGCCAATGCTAAAGGTCGAAATGGGCTCCTGGGGACGCAACAGaaacaaaaggagaagaaggaaccGCTTCCAAAAAATATAAACCACCATGCCGCTTACCCATCGCTAAAGTCGTCTTCGATTGATGGTCCTGTATAAGACAAGAGTCAAAGGAAAAGGTGACCACGCAATTAGAATCAATCGTAAGCTTGCgaatggaaattaaattaaattgaaAATCTGGAACATAAAGAACCGAATTGAGAGTAATAGTAGGAAGCAAGGAAACATCACCAACATGGGTAACTGTGACATTAGAACCATTGGGTAATAGGACAGGAGTATGAGTGTTAGTGTTGTGAATAGATGAGAATAAAGAGGGGTCAAAGACCATGTGGTCTGTGGCACCCGAATCCACTATCCAAGATTGGACCGAATTGAAACAAAAAGGGGATGAAATACCTGCTAAGTTCACTAATGGGTGGTCACCAGGAGGAAGGAGAGCCAGCAGTTGTTTAAGTTGATCGGCTGTCAAAGAAGGAACCAATGCATTGGCAGTGGCAGCAATGGGCCGGGTGCTTGGAGCACACAAAGGTGCAGAGCTTCCTGTAGAACTTGCTGCAATCGAACCAGCCTTTGGATTATTTGATCGAGGTTTCCACCAGTCTGGAAACCCATGCTTTTTGAAGCATCTGGAGTCAAAGTGGCCTTCCTTATTACAAAAGGAACAATGATATACTGGTTTGGATGAGGAGCCAGAACCAGAACGTGATGCAGCAGATGGGCGAGATACAATCATGGCTGCTTGATCGGGTGGAAGAGGGTGTGCATCATGAATGCTACGCTAGCGCTCTTCTTGCAAGAGCAGTGAGTAAGCCTTGGCGACAGTGGGCAAAGGGTCCATCAGCAGTATTTGGCTGCGCACAGCCGCATAATTGTCATTTAAGCCTTGAAGGAAGTCAAGCAAGTGATCGGTATTCAGAAAATCTTGCAGCGTTTTGAGAGCTCCACAAGAACAGTTGGGAAGAGCACGGTAAGATAGCAGTTCATCGCGATAACCTTTGACGATGGTATAGTATGCTGATATCGAATCACTGCCTTGGACATGAGTGGAAAGTGCACGACGTATCTCAAAAATACGCGGTGCATTCTTTGGGGAGAACCGATCTTGGAGGTCAGTCCATATGGCGTGTGCGGAGTCAATCCATAGAATACTATGGGAGATGGAAGGGATTGTGGAGTGTACAAGCCAGGACTTGACCATGCTGTTGCAACGAACCCAGTGAGCATAATCTGCAGATGAAGTTGCCGGAATCGGAAGAGAGCCATCAATAAAACTGATTTTGTTCTTGGCTTCAAGAGCCATCAACATGGAACGGTTCCATGTCGGATAATTGTCACCATCTAATTGTGGAGTAACAAGTGATGCACCCGGCTGATCATTCGAATGTAAGAAATATGGAGAAGAGATCAGCAACGTAGC
The nucleotide sequence above comes from Telopea speciosissima isolate NSW1024214 ecotype Mountain lineage chromosome 3, Tspe_v1, whole genome shotgun sequence. Encoded proteins:
- the LOC122655397 gene encoding uncharacterized protein LOC122655397; protein product: MTDSAQETVASSIPPATLLISSPYFLHSNDQPGASLVTPQLDGDNYPTWNRSMLMALEAKNKISFIDGSLPIPATSSADYAHWVRCNSMVKSWLVHSTIPSISHSILWIDSAHAIWTDLQDRFSPKNAPRIFEIRRALSTHVQGSDSISAYYTIVKGYRDELLSYRALPNCSCGALKTLQDFLNTDHLLDFLQGLNDNYAAVRSQILLMDPLPTVAKAYSLLLQEER